The following proteins come from a genomic window of Aquimarina sp. MAR_2010_214:
- a CDS encoding Crp/Fnr family transcriptional regulator: MVRTDQELLDYIDILCRLDINYFIEERFLPQQKIIEQDKRYTSVFIIKEGITKCYLSDENGKDFIQEFLGKGMKFGELEVFTGKLSFCSIEAITRLEVYKISYANFNYLLEQDKRFNRLVMKSMAVKIAYKAPRHSYQQSYTIEDNILKLKKDFPEFTEVISKKDIANYMGITLRSLNRVLMKLNDKK, from the coding sequence ATGGTAAGAACCGATCAGGAATTATTAGATTATATTGATATTCTTTGTCGGTTGGATATTAACTATTTTATTGAAGAAAGATTTCTACCGCAACAAAAAATAATAGAACAAGACAAAAGATACACTTCTGTTTTTATTATTAAAGAAGGCATCACAAAGTGTTATTTGTCTGATGAAAATGGAAAAGATTTTATTCAGGAGTTCTTGGGCAAAGGAATGAAATTCGGAGAATTAGAAGTCTTTACTGGTAAATTAAGCTTTTGTAGTATTGAAGCTATTACAAGACTAGAGGTTTATAAAATTTCATATGCTAATTTCAATTACTTGTTAGAGCAAGACAAAAGATTTAATAGATTGGTAATGAAATCCATGGCAGTTAAAATAGCTTATAAAGCTCCAAGACATTCTTACCAACAATCATATACCATAGAAGATAATATTTTAAAGCTTAAAAAGGATTTTCCTGAGTTTACCGAGGTAATTTCAAAAAAAGACATCGCTAATTATATGGGAATTACGTTAAGAAGTTTAAACAGGGTATTGATGAAATTAAATGATAAAAAATAA